GGCGAGCCGCAAGATGGTGGAGCCGCACAGCATCCAGGGCACCCTGCAGACCTTTGAGGACCTGTACCGCGGCGCGGGCTTCGAGGACAAAGTGGTCTAAACACGTTCCGGGGTTTGCTAGAGTGTTTTTGCCCTGCCGCCGCCCACCAGCATGGGAGGTCCGGGGCACTAAGGGGCTATAGCTCAGCTGGTTAGAGCGCGGGACTCATAATCCTAAGGTCCTCGGTTCAAGTCCGAGTAGCCCTACCCTCCGCCTTTGCCGCGGCCGATATTATCGGCCGCGGTTTTTCTTTGCCTTCAGTCGTCTCTGTTTCTTTGCCGGACGGCCGAACTGCGGTAAGTTACTGACCAGTAACATACCGTGCCCCGTCCTGGAGTGTCCCGGTCACCGATGATCAACTGTGAGGTAGCCATGTCCACATCCGCTGCAGAACTCAACGACCTTCCGTACGCTGACGGCGATTTCTACGCCTTTGAACAGCTGCTGACCGCCAAGGAACAGGACCGGCTGGCCGAGGTCAGGGACTTCCTGGCGCGGGAAGTGCGGCCCATCGCCGTGGACTGCTGGAACCGCGGGGAATTTCCCATGGACCTCATTCCCAAGCTCGCCGATATCGACCTGGTCAGCCCGGTCCGGCGGCAGGGGCACTCGAATCTGTTTGCGGGCCTGCTCCACGCCGAAGTAACGCGGGCAGATGCGTCCATCGCCACCTTTCTGGGCGTCCACGACGGGTTGTTCACCGGTTCCATAGAAGTGCTTGCCTCCCGGGAGCAGAAGGATGAATGGCTTCCCGACATTTACGCCCTGAAGAAGACAGGCGCCTTCGGCCTGACAGAGCCCCTTGGCGGAAGCGATGTGGCCGGTGGTACGCGCACCACCGCCCGGCGTGAGGGCGGCAGCTGGATCCTGAACGGCGCCAAACGCTGGATAGGCAACGCCACCTTCTCGGACTGGGTAGTCGTTTACGCCCGGGACGTGGAGGACAACCAGGTCAAGGGATTCCTGGTGGACACAAAGCTGGCAGGATTCAGTGCCACAAAGATCGAGAACAAAATCTCGCTCCGCACGGTCCAAAATGCCGACATAACCCTGGACAACGTGGTGGTGCCGGACTTCTTCAAGCTTGAGCACGCCAACAGCTTCCGCGATGTCAACAAGGTCCTGAAAGTCACAAGGCTCGGCGTCGCCTGGCAGGCCGTAGGGCAGCAGTTGGCTGCCTTCGATGTTGCCCGGCGCTATGCAGTGGAACGCCACCAGTTCGGCCGGCCGCTGGCTTCCTTCCAGCTGATACAAAGCCAGCTGGTCAGGATCCTGGGCAATGCCGTCAGCTCCATGGGCATGATGGTGCGGCTCTCCCAGCTGGAGGACGCAGGCCTGGCCAAGGACGAACAGTCGGCCCTGGCCAAGGCGTTCACTACCGAACGGATGCGGGACAGCGTATCCATCGGCCGGAGTATCCTGGGCGGCAACGGGATCGTGACCGACTTTGAGATGGCAAAGATCTTTGCCGACGCCGAGGCGATTTACTCCTATGAGGGAACTGCCGAAATCAACACTCTGGTGACCGGCCGCGCGATCACCGGCATATCAGCCATCGTCTGACCGCCTGCCGGCGCCGGCCGGCGCCCGTGCTTTACGGCGGGCCGCCCAGCGGCAGCAGGATGGAGGGCCGGAGGTCCATGACGAACTGCAGGGGATTGACATAGTCGTCGCCGCGGCGGACGCCCCAGTGGATGCAGGCTGATACTCCGCAGTGGCCGGGGAGGGCCGTGCCGATGTCCTGGCCCGCGGCAACCATGCTGCCAACCGCCAACGTACTTTCAACCGGTTCGAAACTGCTGCGCAGCCCGTTGCCGTGATTAATGGTGATCACCGGCCGGTCCACCACCACACCCACGAAGCTGACAGTTCCCGGCGCGGGCGAGGTGACCGGCGCGCCGTGGTGCGTTGCTGCCAGGTCCACGCCCCTGTGCCCGCTCAGCCAGGGCTTGGGCGGGGGATGAAAATCCAGCAGGACCTTTGGCCGGGGTGTAAGGGGCCACTTCCACGTGGGCGCCGCCACATCCGTACCCGCCTGCCCGGACGCCGTCGTCATGGCTGCCGGGCCGGAGGAGAGGTGGGTGTAGGGCAGCGGCTGCGTGGTTGAAGCCACTGACGCTGGCAGGAGCAGGAGTGTTGCCAGGAGAAGCGGGGGTTTCATCTGCCCAGCATGCGCCATTGAAAAAGTAGTCCGGCAGGCCGGTTTGGACCTATGTGGATAAGGCGCGGAACGCAGCATCGCTGTCAGGCGGACGCAGGTGCCTGTAGTACACTTGGTGGAGCAGTTTGCTGCGCCCTCAACGCTTCCCGTCCCAGTGGTTCACCTCCACGGTGTATTCCCCTGTCCGGATTGCGTCGGCACATCTCATTCAGGAGTGTGGGGGAGCAGCAGCTGACTACGCGCATCCAGCCCTCCACAAGGCGAAGCCCCGGCGACGTCTTCGAGGATCGCGCCTCCTGCGGTCCGTGCCACGAGGCACGGATGGGAAGTGTGATGGATGCCAGGAGCACGGCCCGGCCCGGGCCACGCTATTAAAACCGTCAACTATTGGCAGGGTAAGAAGCCTCCGGGCTCTCTCATGAATGACCTGCCGGAAGGAGCGTCGGCATGCCCGTCGTAACTATGCGCCAGCTGCTTGACAGCGGCGTCCACTTTGGACACCAGACCCGCCGTTGGAACCCGAAGATGAAGCGCTTCATCTTCACCGAGCGCAACGGCATCTACATCATCGACCTTCAGCAGTCGCTGTCCTACATCGACCGCGCCTACGAGTTCGTCAAGGCCACCGTCGCCCACGGCGGCACCGTGCTCTTCGTCGGCACCAAGAAGCAGGCCCAGGAAGCAATTGCCGAGCAGGCAACCCGCGTTGGCCAGCCCTACGTGAACCAGCGCTGGCTCGGCGGTATGCTGACCAACTTCCAGACTGTCGCCAAGCGCATCCAGCGCATGAAGGAACTCGAAGAGATTGACTTCGACGACGTCGCCGGTTCCGCATACACCAAGAAGGAGCTGCTGCTCCTCAAGCGCGAACTCACCAAGCTCGAGTCCAACCTCGGCGGTATCCGCAACCTGACCAAGGCACCGTCCGTGCTCTGGATCGTGGACACCAAGAAGGAACACCTCGCCGTTGACGAGGCCAAGAAGCTGAACATCCCGGTTGTGGCCATCCTGGACACCAACTGCGATCCCGACGAAGTCGACTTCCCGATCCCGGGCAACGACGACGCCATCCGCTCCGTGAACCTCCTGACCCGCGTTGTTGCCGACGCCGTTGCCGAGGGCCTGATCGCCCGCAACCAGCGTGCAACCGGCACCACCGAAGCTCCGGAAGAGCCCCTGGCTGAGTGGGAGCGCGAGCTCCTCGAAGGCAGCAAGGCTGAGGAAGCTGCTGCAGCCCCTGCTGCTCCGGCAGAAGAAGCTGAAGCCCCGGCCGCTGCCGAGGCTCCCGCAGAAGACGCCAAGTAAGACAACTAAATCCGGAT
The window above is part of the Pseudarthrobacter sp. NS4 genome. Proteins encoded here:
- a CDS encoding M23 family metallopeptidase, whose protein sequence is MKPPLLLATLLLLPASVASTTQPLPYTHLSSGPAAMTTASGQAGTDVAAPTWKWPLTPRPKVLLDFHPPPKPWLSGHRGVDLAATHHGAPVTSPAPGTVSFVGVVVDRPVITINHGNGLRSSFEPVESTLAVGSMVAAGQDIGTALPGHCGVSACIHWGVRRGDDYVNPLQFVMDLRPSILLPLGGPP
- the rpsB gene encoding 30S ribosomal protein S2 yields the protein MPVVTMRQLLDSGVHFGHQTRRWNPKMKRFIFTERNGIYIIDLQQSLSYIDRAYEFVKATVAHGGTVLFVGTKKQAQEAIAEQATRVGQPYVNQRWLGGMLTNFQTVAKRIQRMKELEEIDFDDVAGSAYTKKELLLLKRELTKLESNLGGIRNLTKAPSVLWIVDTKKEHLAVDEAKKLNIPVVAILDTNCDPDEVDFPIPGNDDAIRSVNLLTRVVADAVAEGLIARNQRATGTTEAPEEPLAEWERELLEGSKAEEAAAAPAAPAEEAEAPAAAEAPAEDAK
- a CDS encoding acyl-CoA dehydrogenase family protein encodes the protein MSTSAAELNDLPYADGDFYAFEQLLTAKEQDRLAEVRDFLAREVRPIAVDCWNRGEFPMDLIPKLADIDLVSPVRRQGHSNLFAGLLHAEVTRADASIATFLGVHDGLFTGSIEVLASREQKDEWLPDIYALKKTGAFGLTEPLGGSDVAGGTRTTARREGGSWILNGAKRWIGNATFSDWVVVYARDVEDNQVKGFLVDTKLAGFSATKIENKISLRTVQNADITLDNVVVPDFFKLEHANSFRDVNKVLKVTRLGVAWQAVGQQLAAFDVARRYAVERHQFGRPLASFQLIQSQLVRILGNAVSSMGMMVRLSQLEDAGLAKDEQSALAKAFTTERMRDSVSIGRSILGGNGIVTDFEMAKIFADAEAIYSYEGTAEINTLVTGRAITGISAIV